The following coding sequences are from one Luteolibacter yonseiensis window:
- a CDS encoding DNA cytosine methyltransferase has product MIYNIADLFCGAGGTSDGAMEAAKFLGHTPRLTAVNHWPVAIDTHETNHPEARSLCTGVDAVNPRDLFKEGELNLLWASPECTHHSIARGGKPINDQSRATAWCVIRWAEALLPPVILVENVPEFQTWGPLIRKRQTVKIQVPAIPYRKWRREQIAHGVTNRKELSRAFWWDSVNHQEREVQKLVWVPDPKRKGEIFRAWIATLESIGYKVDYRLLCAADYGDPTTRTRLFVQAVFGKRKKIVWPHPTHSKEPDLMTPRRWTPARDIIDWTLEGQSIYERTRPLSPKTMARIFAGLEKYGLKGFIVPQFGEREGQVPRTHDIDEPSPAVTSHGAGAFVQPYIIPQCSSPTPKSVDEPLCTVLAVGSGPKLVEPFLIPQHSSNGPRSVDAPAPTVTTTSRGVGLVQPFLITTSHGNSGKKNAANWNAHSLNAPLGTVTGATEKGLVEPFIVAWDQTSGGPCGGLASVDAPLSTVVTKARHGVAQPFLVTLRGASPSNIATSHGSLDLPCGTVTANGTHLGLAEPFLVNMKGQSTAADIDLPAPTITASAPHLYMAEPYLIQVAHGAGTSESSRVKSIDSPMPVVCGNRGDMALIVPFVMSAGGPECAARTVDLPIGTILTRDHRALVQPFLVKTANGVSRAGEGTRAKDIEDPAPTVTCSNDLALIEPHLLPQQSDGRLRPVSEPCPTVATSGAIAFVEPFLISYYGNGQPHDIADPAPTVTCKDRFGLVRPIVEIDGQRYRLDIRFRMLQPHELALAQGFRHDYKFTGTKTDQVKQIGNAVPRRLARAIVAAVASQNPDVSALVDAEEARDIERGAA; this is encoded by the coding sequence GTGATCTACAACATCGCCGATCTTTTCTGCGGCGCCGGTGGCACTTCGGACGGCGCGATGGAGGCCGCCAAATTCCTGGGGCATACGCCGCGACTCACGGCCGTGAACCACTGGCCGGTTGCCATCGACACGCACGAGACCAATCATCCGGAAGCGCGATCGCTCTGCACTGGTGTCGATGCAGTAAATCCTCGGGACCTCTTCAAGGAGGGCGAGCTGAACCTCCTGTGGGCGTCTCCGGAGTGCACACACCACTCGATCGCTCGCGGGGGCAAACCGATCAACGATCAGTCACGGGCAACCGCCTGGTGCGTGATCCGGTGGGCGGAAGCTCTCCTTCCCCCGGTGATCCTCGTCGAAAACGTTCCCGAATTCCAGACGTGGGGTCCGCTGATACGGAAGCGTCAAACCGTAAAAATTCAGGTGCCAGCGATTCCATACCGCAAATGGAGGCGCGAGCAGATCGCCCACGGTGTGACCAATCGGAAGGAACTCTCACGGGCATTCTGGTGGGATTCGGTCAACCATCAGGAACGGGAAGTTCAAAAACTCGTCTGGGTTCCTGATCCCAAACGGAAGGGCGAGATCTTCCGCGCGTGGATCGCAACCCTCGAGTCCATCGGCTACAAGGTCGACTACCGCCTTCTGTGCGCCGCCGATTACGGAGACCCGACAACCCGCACGAGGCTTTTCGTCCAAGCTGTTTTCGGTAAGCGGAAGAAGATCGTATGGCCGCATCCGACCCACTCCAAGGAGCCGGATCTCATGACGCCGCGTCGCTGGACGCCGGCACGGGACATCATCGACTGGACTCTGGAAGGACAATCCATCTACGAACGGACCCGCCCGCTTTCACCGAAGACCATGGCCAGGATCTTCGCCGGACTGGAAAAGTATGGTTTGAAGGGCTTCATCGTTCCCCAATTCGGAGAGCGTGAAGGTCAGGTCCCACGAACGCACGACATCGACGAGCCATCACCAGCGGTGACGAGCCACGGTGCCGGAGCATTCGTTCAACCCTATATCATCCCCCAATGCTCAAGTCCCACCCCGAAGAGCGTGGATGAGCCACTCTGCACGGTATTGGCCGTGGGCAGCGGTCCGAAACTGGTGGAGCCTTTCCTGATCCCCCAGCATTCGAGTAACGGGCCCCGGTCCGTTGATGCTCCTGCTCCAACAGTGACCACGACCAGTCGCGGAGTCGGACTGGTGCAGCCGTTCCTCATCACCACCTCGCACGGCAACTCTGGAAAGAAGAATGCAGCCAACTGGAATGCACACTCTCTCAATGCCCCGCTGGGAACTGTGACTGGTGCCACCGAGAAGGGCCTTGTGGAGCCATTCATCGTCGCCTGGGATCAAACCAGCGGCGGCCCATGCGGCGGACTGGCATCAGTCGATGCTCCCCTGTCCACGGTCGTCACGAAGGCCCGCCACGGTGTCGCCCAGCCATTCCTCGTGACTCTGCGTGGAGCGTCTCCCAGCAACATCGCCACATCCCACGGAAGCTTGGACCTGCCCTGCGGAACCGTCACGGCAAATGGCACTCACCTCGGTCTTGCGGAGCCGTTCCTAGTGAACATGAAGGGGCAGAGCACCGCAGCGGATATCGATCTGCCCGCCCCGACCATCACGGCCAGCGCACCACACCTCTATATGGCGGAACCATATCTCATCCAGGTCGCGCACGGTGCCGGCACGTCGGAATCGTCCCGTGTGAAATCCATCGACTCGCCGATGCCGGTTGTGTGCGGAAACCGCGGTGATATGGCCCTGATCGTTCCATTCGTGATGAGCGCGGGCGGCCCCGAATGCGCGGCGCGGACGGTGGACCTCCCCATCGGCACGATCCTCACCCGAGATCACAGGGCATTGGTGCAGCCGTTCCTTGTCAAAACGGCCAACGGTGTGAGCCGTGCCGGGGAAGGAACTCGCGCGAAGGACATCGAGGATCCCGCTCCGACAGTTACGTGCTCGAACGATCTCGCACTGATCGAACCTCATCTCTTGCCCCAACAGAGCGATGGGCGGCTGCGCCCGGTGAGCGAGCCATGCCCGACTGTTGCCACCTCCGGTGCGATCGCTTTCGTGGAGCCGTTCCTCATCAGTTATTACGGAAACGGCCAGCCTCATGATATCGCCGATCCTGCGCCGACAGTTACATGCAAAGACCGATTCGGACTGGTCCGACCGATCGTCGAGATCGACGGACAGCGATACCGGTTGGACATCCGCTTCCGGATGCTCCAGCCCCACGAGCTCGCTCTGGCCCAAGGCTTCCGGCACGACTACAAATTCACCGGCACGAAAACGGACCAGGTAAAACAAATTGGCAACGCCGTGCCCCGCAGGCTCGCGCGTGCTATCGTCGCCGCCGTTGCTTCCCAGAATCCGGACGTGTCCGCACTCGTGGATGCCGAGGAAGCTCGGGATATCGAAAGGGGGGCGGCGTGA
- a CDS encoding DNA methyltransferase, with the protein MSPDPYIQFLESKVKLAETWGFDISDDVIHPLLKPHQRATVQWLVAGGRRAGFLAFGLGKTFIQIETVRLTITRAGGLGLIVLPLGVRHEFAQDAAKLGVRVKFIKRFEEVEDSSTIYLTNYETIRDGKLDPALFTVASLDEASVLRGLGGTKTFREFMRLFTGDAGPMAKRNDVSRVPHRFVATATPSPNDYIELLSYAAFLGIMDVSQAKTRFFKRDSTKADVLTIHPHKVKEFWLWVSSWALFVQKPSDLGFSDEGYELPPLDLRWHEVPSNHANAGTEKSGQGKLFRDAAIGVQDAAAEKKSSLAARMAKLMEIRGEDPAAHRIYWHDLEIERAALADSIPGLVTVRGADTDDHKETSIIGFSEGDIAEMAGKPCMLGSGCNFQRHCRWAVYLGIGFKFNDFIQSIHRLLRFLQTGQVRIDIIYTEAEAGVRKQLERKWKQHNDMVSKMTAIIKEYGLSHSAMAKHLTRKLGVDRVEIIGEGYRIVNNDNVLELRRMDSDSVHLGLTSIPFATQYEYSPNYADFGHSEGNDEFFQQMDFLTPELLRVMMPGRILAIHVKDRIVPGGMTGLGFQTVYPFHMKCIEHYTKHGFGYMGMKTIVTDVVRENSQTYRLGWSEQCKDATKMGVGMPEYLLYFRKPQTSTEKSYADLPVKKSKERYTRSRWQVDAHGFTRSSGNRLMTPEELQTLNHQQIFRLFRDHSLSNIYDFEHHVRVGEELELSGRLPTDFMLLQPQSWHEDVWTDITRMLTLNGAQSAKGKEMHLCPMQFDLADRVIEQLSMPGETVCDPFGGLMTVPYRAILKGRKAIGIELSTPYFLDGAAHCAAAANKMAIPDLFDRLQDDSAA; encoded by the coding sequence ATGTCCCCCGACCCATATATCCAATTCCTCGAATCGAAGGTGAAGCTCGCTGAAACGTGGGGCTTTGACATCTCCGACGACGTGATCCATCCACTTCTAAAGCCCCACCAGCGTGCCACGGTGCAATGGCTCGTGGCGGGCGGACGCCGGGCAGGGTTCCTCGCATTCGGCCTCGGAAAGACGTTCATCCAGATCGAAACGGTGCGCCTCACAATCACCCGGGCCGGCGGATTGGGATTGATCGTCCTTCCCCTCGGTGTGCGCCACGAGTTCGCCCAGGACGCCGCCAAGCTTGGCGTGAGGGTGAAGTTCATCAAGCGCTTCGAGGAAGTGGAGGACAGCTCAACCATCTACCTGACGAACTACGAGACGATCCGCGACGGCAAGCTCGATCCGGCACTGTTCACCGTGGCATCCCTCGACGAGGCCAGCGTGCTTCGAGGACTTGGAGGAACCAAGACCTTCCGGGAATTCATGCGGTTGTTCACCGGCGATGCGGGGCCGATGGCCAAGCGCAACGATGTGTCACGCGTCCCCCATCGGTTCGTCGCCACCGCCACCCCATCCCCGAACGACTACATCGAGCTGCTGAGCTACGCGGCATTCCTTGGCATCATGGATGTCAGCCAGGCCAAGACCCGGTTCTTCAAGCGTGATTCGACAAAGGCGGATGTTCTCACCATCCACCCCCACAAGGTGAAGGAATTCTGGCTGTGGGTTTCCTCATGGGCGCTCTTTGTCCAGAAGCCATCCGACCTCGGATTCTCGGATGAAGGTTACGAACTGCCACCGCTCGACCTCCGCTGGCACGAGGTCCCCAGCAACCACGCCAATGCCGGCACGGAGAAAAGCGGCCAAGGCAAGCTGTTCCGTGATGCCGCCATCGGAGTTCAGGACGCAGCAGCCGAGAAGAAAAGCAGCCTCGCCGCCCGCATGGCGAAACTGATGGAGATCCGCGGCGAGGATCCCGCAGCCCACCGCATTTATTGGCACGACCTCGAGATCGAGCGGGCAGCTCTCGCAGACAGCATTCCAGGTCTCGTCACCGTGCGTGGCGCCGACACCGACGATCACAAGGAAACCTCCATCATCGGATTCTCAGAAGGCGACATCGCCGAGATGGCGGGCAAGCCCTGCATGCTCGGAAGCGGCTGCAATTTCCAACGGCACTGCAGGTGGGCGGTCTATCTCGGGATCGGTTTCAAATTCAACGATTTCATCCAATCCATCCACCGACTCCTCCGCTTCCTCCAGACCGGCCAGGTGAGGATCGACATCATCTACACCGAGGCCGAGGCGGGAGTCCGGAAGCAGCTGGAGAGGAAGTGGAAACAACACAACGACATGGTTTCAAAAATGACGGCTATCATCAAAGAATACGGGCTTTCCCACAGCGCGATGGCGAAGCATCTGACCCGCAAGCTCGGTGTCGATCGCGTCGAGATCATCGGCGAGGGATATCGGATTGTGAACAACGACAACGTGCTGGAGTTGCGCCGGATGGACTCCGACAGCGTGCACCTCGGGCTCACATCAATCCCGTTTGCTACCCAATACGAATACTCCCCGAACTACGCGGACTTCGGCCACAGCGAAGGCAATGACGAGTTTTTCCAGCAAATGGACTTCCTCACCCCGGAACTGCTCCGAGTGATGATGCCCGGCAGGATCCTCGCCATCCACGTGAAGGACCGGATCGTGCCTGGGGGCATGACAGGCCTCGGCTTTCAGACGGTCTATCCTTTCCACATGAAGTGCATCGAGCACTACACGAAGCACGGCTTCGGATATATGGGAATGAAGACCATCGTGACGGATGTGGTCAGGGAGAACAGTCAGACCTACCGCCTCGGATGGAGCGAACAATGCAAAGACGCCACCAAGATGGGCGTCGGGATGCCGGAATACCTCCTCTATTTCCGGAAGCCTCAGACGAGCACGGAGAAGAGCTACGCGGACCTGCCGGTGAAGAAAAGCAAGGAGAGATATACCCGCTCCCGTTGGCAGGTCGATGCCCATGGATTCACGAGATCCTCCGGCAATCGCCTCATGACTCCCGAGGAACTGCAAACCCTCAACCACCAGCAGATTTTCCGCCTCTTCCGCGACCATTCACTGAGCAACATCTACGACTTCGAGCACCACGTGCGCGTCGGGGAGGAACTTGAGCTGAGCGGACGCCTTCCCACCGACTTTATGCTCCTGCAACCGCAGAGCTGGCACGAGGACGTTTGGACCGACATCACCCGCATGCTCACGCTGAACGGAGCGCAGAGCGCGAAAGGAAAGGAAATGCACCTCTGCCCGATGCAGTTCGACCTGGCCGACCGTGTGATTGAGCAGCTCAGCATGCCCGGGGAGACCGTCTGCGACCCTTTCGGCGGCCTGATGACAGTGCCCTACCGAGCCATCCTCAAGGGACGCAAGGCGATCGGCATCGAACTCAGCACGCCATACTTCCTCGATGGCGCGGCCCACTGCGCGGCTGCCGCCAACAAGATGGCCATCCCGGATCTCTTCGACCGCCTCCAGGACGACTCCGCCGCCTGA
- a CDS encoding Holliday junction resolvase RecU: protein MSPVPTTLKGKEFEQLLMDAADRERRAKRMTMGRYGTNGVTIKDDSDPSGKRTKTVLIPSLPDFEGVLYDGRQFIIEAKHCQQTAFDMRKESIKPKQVEHMLERSAFGVPCFLVIHFAERRGQNFFYPAITVAIPVNNSRRAWQDYVDAYAIARRLKQKVKPQGSITRDIAQEWGQLVPWRIPKGCRKALPDLMSFLVPDSTETPAPDSEQPTLF from the coding sequence ATGTCCCCCGTTCCAACCACCCTCAAAGGAAAGGAGTTCGAACAACTCCTGATGGATGCCGCAGACCGCGAACGTCGCGCGAAGCGGATGACCATGGGCCGCTACGGCACCAATGGCGTCACCATCAAGGACGACAGCGATCCCTCTGGGAAACGCACCAAGACGGTTCTCATTCCGTCGCTCCCCGACTTTGAGGGTGTGTTGTATGATGGGCGGCAGTTCATCATCGAGGCGAAGCACTGCCAGCAAACCGCGTTCGACATGCGGAAGGAGTCGATCAAACCCAAGCAGGTCGAGCACATGCTGGAACGTTCCGCATTCGGAGTTCCCTGCTTCCTCGTCATCCATTTCGCCGAACGCCGCGGCCAGAACTTCTTCTATCCGGCCATCACCGTGGCCATCCCGGTGAACAACTCCCGCCGCGCATGGCAGGACTACGTCGACGCCTATGCGATCGCTCGGAGACTCAAACAGAAGGTGAAGCCGCAGGGAAGCATCACCCGGGACATCGCCCAGGAATGGGGCCAGCTCGTTCCTTGGCGGATCCCGAAAGGCTGCCGCAAGGCCCTCCCCGACCTGATGTCGTTCCTCGTTCCGGATTCCACCGAAACACCCGCTCCAGACAGCGAGCAACCCACTTTATTCTGA
- a CDS encoding J domain-containing protein gives MENIDAFPLSWPEGWPRHRGTRERGSFTGTPRNVQDELLAEIDRLALGASSRTYTVREKVIISTNVPLRRDGFPMANRTEPSDPGVAVYFERKGKKVCFACDKYDRVWKNMRAIQKTIDALRGIERWGSSDMLDRAFTGFAALPAPERKPWWVVLGCEKDSTYAHIRDCYKMAAKRCHPDNGGSHERMAEINAAYEEATR, from the coding sequence ATGGAAAACATCGACGCATTTCCCCTCTCCTGGCCCGAAGGTTGGCCCCGACATCGCGGCACTCGCGAGCGTGGATCGTTCACAGGAACTCCGCGCAATGTTCAGGACGAGCTGCTCGCGGAGATCGACCGGCTTGCGCTGGGCGCTTCATCCCGCACTTACACTGTCCGAGAAAAAGTCATCATTTCCACGAACGTCCCGCTTCGCCGCGATGGCTTCCCAATGGCCAACCGCACCGAGCCATCAGACCCAGGTGTCGCTGTTTACTTCGAGCGCAAGGGCAAGAAGGTCTGCTTCGCCTGCGACAAATATGACCGCGTTTGGAAGAACATGCGGGCAATCCAGAAGACGATCGACGCTCTGAGGGGCATCGAACGGTGGGGATCCTCCGACATGCTCGACCGTGCATTCACCGGATTTGCCGCCCTGCCGGCACCGGAAAGGAAACCGTGGTGGGTGGTGCTCGGGTGCGAGAAAGACTCCACCTACGCACACATCCGCGACTGCTACAAAATGGCTGCCAAACGATGCCATCCCGACAACGGCGGCAGCCATGAGCGAATGGCTGAGATCAATGCAGCATACGAGGAGGCGACACGATGA
- a CDS encoding phage Gp37/Gp68 family protein: MKSSKIEWCDHTFNPWIGCTRVSPGCAHCYAANSTRARVLRAAGHETWGKGAPRSRTQTWREPIKWNREAALSLENYNTGVASGAGMTELARPRVFCASLADWLDDEVPIEWLADLLALVRLTPNLDWLLLTKRPENWFARVAGVRDVALERDDMELHGFAHSWIARADRPAPQNVWVGTTVENQEMADKRIPLLLSIPAKVRFLSCEPLLGPVDLVAPLVAARRAGLMSEGLTDEQACRVESTFSDLDGIHWVIAGGESGPKARPMHPDWARSLRDQCQAADVPFLFKQWGEHVTATIGNCYDGDSRQVELDGTDSSDWTIDRHTASTEIMVKIGKKKAGRLLDGREWNEFPTVEVNA; this comes from the coding sequence ATGAAGTCTTCCAAAATCGAATGGTGTGACCACACCTTTAACCCGTGGATCGGATGCACCAGAGTATCCCCCGGCTGTGCCCATTGCTACGCCGCCAACTCCACACGTGCCCGCGTCCTTCGTGCCGCCGGACATGAGACGTGGGGGAAGGGTGCACCCCGATCGCGCACCCAGACATGGAGGGAACCGATCAAATGGAATCGCGAAGCCGCCCTCTCTCTGGAAAACTACAATACCGGTGTAGCTTCAGGAGCGGGGATGACAGAGCTCGCCCGCCCCCGCGTGTTCTGCGCCAGCCTCGCGGACTGGCTGGATGACGAGGTGCCCATCGAGTGGCTGGCCGATCTCCTCGCCCTAGTCCGGTTGACGCCGAACCTCGACTGGCTGTTGCTCACCAAAAGGCCGGAGAACTGGTTTGCCCGAGTCGCAGGAGTTCGCGACGTGGCGCTGGAGCGCGACGACATGGAACTCCACGGATTCGCGCACTCATGGATAGCCCGCGCCGACCGTCCTGCACCTCAAAACGTGTGGGTAGGCACCACCGTCGAGAATCAGGAGATGGCGGACAAGCGCATCCCTCTGCTCCTCTCCATCCCGGCGAAAGTCCGTTTCCTCTCGTGCGAGCCCCTGCTGGGTCCGGTGGATCTCGTGGCGCCATTGGTTGCAGCACGGCGGGCAGGTCTGATGAGCGAGGGTCTGACGGACGAGCAAGCCTGCCGGGTTGAATCGACGTTCTCCGACCTCGACGGCATCCACTGGGTCATCGCCGGCGGCGAGTCCGGTCCCAAGGCAAGGCCCATGCACCCGGACTGGGCACGGAGCCTCCGCGACCAATGCCAGGCCGCCGACGTGCCGTTCCTGTTCAAACAGTGGGGCGAGCACGTGACCGCAACCATTGGAAACTGCTACGATGGGGATTCACGCCAGGTGGAATTGGACGGAACAGACAGTTCCGATTGGACGATTGACCGCCACACCGCCTCTACCGAGATCATGGTGAAGATCGGCAAAAAGAAAGCCGGCCGCCTCCTCGACGGACGCGAGTGGAACGAATTCCCAACGGTGGAGGTGAACGCATGA
- a CDS encoding YqaJ viral recombinase family protein: MIVHQCVQRSTEWHAARAGKFTASESGPFCAPPFEISLSVPNICDQLDLAGIPHKKNGKRADLLSLLPNPEQYLTLKDGAQSAIDRKLAEWAGEQRNDFQTDDMKRGNALEPIARQQYRTMLGLPCIEVGFISHDSLPIGCSPDDVVLSEDLDEDADPAEIGALMIGGAEIKAPAWHTQIRYLREGVLPDEYLHQVHHCMAVTGADWWDFFSFCPHVTQWTKTRDMWVADYWEAGKIPSFYIRTHRDEFTEQLRQGLEELAAEFLRQKAWLEHLAA, from the coding sequence GTGATCGTTCACCAATGCGTTCAACGCTCAACCGAGTGGCACGCCGCCCGTGCCGGAAAGTTCACAGCGTCGGAATCTGGCCCGTTCTGCGCCCCTCCGTTCGAGATCTCCCTGAGCGTCCCCAACATCTGCGATCAGCTCGACCTCGCCGGCATCCCTCATAAGAAGAACGGGAAACGTGCGGACCTCCTCAGCCTGCTGCCGAATCCGGAGCAGTATCTCACCCTCAAGGACGGCGCACAGTCCGCCATCGACCGTAAGCTCGCGGAATGGGCTGGCGAACAGAGGAACGACTTCCAGACGGACGACATGAAACGCGGCAACGCGCTGGAACCGATCGCGAGGCAGCAATACCGCACGATGCTCGGGCTGCCATGTATCGAGGTGGGATTCATTTCTCATGACTCCCTCCCCATCGGTTGCTCGCCGGACGACGTGGTGCTGTCCGAGGATCTCGACGAAGACGCGGACCCTGCCGAGATCGGCGCGCTCATGATCGGCGGTGCCGAAATCAAGGCTCCCGCCTGGCACACTCAGATCCGATACCTCCGCGAAGGCGTCCTTCCCGACGAATATCTTCACCAGGTGCATCACTGCATGGCTGTGACAGGTGCCGACTGGTGGGACTTCTTCAGCTTCTGCCCACATGTGACGCAGTGGACGAAAACCCGTGACATGTGGGTGGCAGACTATTGGGAGGCCGGGAAGATCCCGAGCTTCTACATCCGGACCCACCGTGACGAGTTCACGGAACAGCTCCGCCAAGGATTGGAGGAGCTCGCCGCCGAGTTCCTTCGCCAGAAGGCATGGCTCGAACACCTCGCCGCATAA